One window of Akkermansia biwaensis genomic DNA carries:
- a CDS encoding Coenzyme F420 hydrogenase/dehydrogenase, beta subunit C-terminal domain produces the protein MNSPLAPDTLNQLVPLCSGCGACMNSCPKNAIKLVPDAEGFVRPRVHSMDCTGCKTCIRICPVLHAESHPSPQQNPLAVYAGWNKDESIRLASSSGGIFSALAISTLKKGGTVYGAAMGENLRVRHIRITTPEELSTLRGSKYIQSDTGWIYRTVKKDLKEGLPVLFSGTPCQIAALHQYLKHAYPLLLCVDIICHGVPSPKLFQEYIRLRESGEENRKVTSVQFRDKRVGWKSFSMVCRFGDGKAAYAETLHRDLFMQGFLGNFCLRPSCYACAAHKERRHADITLGDFWGVDLHMPELDDDKGTSLIFIHSAKGESIWREIQDAVFSKPVPYELAVRYNHAYHQSFPHHPAEKLFHDNIGTIPLEALIAWCHKKGQPSLLRRIARKVKRSTKRIWNRRMR, from the coding sequence ATGAATTCTCCACTGGCTCCAGACACACTGAACCAACTGGTTCCCCTGTGCAGCGGTTGCGGTGCATGCATGAACTCCTGCCCGAAAAATGCCATTAAACTCGTTCCGGATGCGGAAGGCTTTGTCCGTCCCAGGGTTCATTCAATGGACTGCACGGGCTGCAAAACATGTATCCGCATCTGCCCCGTGCTTCATGCGGAATCCCACCCTTCTCCTCAACAAAACCCCTTGGCCGTGTATGCGGGATGGAACAAGGACGAATCCATACGGCTTGCCAGTTCTTCCGGCGGTATATTCAGCGCGCTGGCCATATCCACCCTGAAAAAAGGAGGAACCGTATATGGAGCGGCCATGGGAGAGAACCTACGCGTCCGGCACATCCGTATCACCACGCCGGAGGAACTCTCCACCCTGCGCGGCTCCAAATATATCCAGAGCGACACCGGATGGATATACCGCACCGTCAAAAAAGACTTGAAAGAGGGCCTTCCAGTACTCTTCTCCGGAACACCGTGCCAAATTGCCGCGCTTCACCAATATCTGAAGCACGCCTACCCTCTGCTGCTCTGTGTGGATATCATTTGCCACGGCGTCCCCTCTCCAAAGCTCTTCCAGGAATATATCCGGCTCCGGGAATCCGGAGAGGAAAACCGCAAAGTAACCTCTGTCCAATTCCGGGACAAGCGGGTGGGATGGAAATCATTCAGCATGGTGTGCCGGTTCGGCGATGGAAAAGCCGCCTACGCGGAAACTCTCCACCGGGACTTGTTCATGCAGGGATTCCTGGGCAACTTCTGCCTGAGGCCTTCGTGCTACGCATGTGCCGCCCACAAGGAGCGCAGGCATGCAGACATCACGCTGGGAGACTTTTGGGGAGTGGACCTGCATATGCCGGAACTGGACGACGACAAGGGGACATCCCTTATCTTCATTCATTCCGCCAAAGGGGAAAGCATCTGGCGGGAGATTCAGGACGCCGTCTTTTCCAAACCCGTTCCCTATGAACTGGCCGTACGGTACAATCACGCCTACCACCAATCCTTTCCGCATCATCCTGCGGAAAAGCTGTTCCATGACAACATCGGCACCATTCCTTTGGAAGCCCTCATTGCATGGTGCCATAAAAAAGGACAGCCTTCCTTGCTGCGCCGGATCGCCAGAAAAGTAAAGCGCTCGACTAAAAGAATATGGAACCGCAGAATGCGCTGA
- a CDS encoding LpxI family protein, translated as MTTNPPVLGLVAGDGAYPEYIVRGARRHTPHLRIVAVGFKGETNPAVIPLCDEYREFSVGQISKPFSFLKKHGVTDVIMAGGINPKNILSLRPDLRALSVLMRMPEKNADSLLGAVITEAEKEGFNILPASTYMEEHMPQPGHIAGPRPTPEQWKDAVFGMQTAKEISRLHIGQSVIVHQGTVVAVEAIEGTNNCIRRGGQLAGGKPATLAKVARQGHDMRFDIPTVGPATMETCAECGIRQVALEAGKTILLERERVTELCKKHKISLHAI; from the coding sequence ATGACCACCAACCCGCCCGTCTTAGGTCTGGTAGCCGGTGACGGAGCCTATCCGGAATACATCGTCCGGGGAGCGCGCCGCCACACGCCGCACCTGCGCATCGTGGCCGTGGGCTTCAAGGGGGAAACCAACCCAGCGGTCATTCCCTTGTGCGACGAGTACCGGGAATTCAGCGTAGGGCAGATCAGCAAGCCCTTCTCCTTCCTGAAAAAACACGGTGTGACCGACGTCATCATGGCGGGGGGCATCAACCCCAAAAACATCCTTTCCCTCCGGCCGGACCTGCGCGCCCTTTCCGTCCTGATGCGCATGCCGGAGAAAAACGCGGACTCCCTGCTGGGGGCGGTCATCACGGAAGCGGAAAAGGAAGGCTTCAACATCCTGCCTGCCTCCACATACATGGAGGAACACATGCCGCAGCCGGGCCACATCGCCGGCCCCAGGCCCACTCCGGAACAATGGAAAGACGCCGTCTTCGGCATGCAGACGGCCAAGGAAATCAGCCGCCTGCACATCGGCCAGTCCGTCATCGTGCACCAGGGTACAGTCGTAGCCGTGGAGGCCATTGAAGGCACTAACAACTGCATCCGCCGCGGCGGCCAGCTTGCCGGGGGCAAACCCGCCACGCTGGCAAAAGTGGCACGCCAGGGGCACGACATGCGCTTCGACATCCCCACCGTAGGCCCCGCCACCATGGAAACATGCGCGGAATGTGGCATCCGCCAGGTTGCTCTTGAAGCGGGAAAAACCATCCTTCTGGAACGCGAGCGGGTCACGGAACTCTGCAAAAAACATAAAATCAGCCTCCACGCCATTTAG
- a CDS encoding oligosaccharide flippase family protein, whose protein sequence is MNQLKAGVALNFASTALRLGTAFFMTPYVLSCLGAVEYGTYTLVSSVIMWMILADFGISATVSRYVAEFRAKKDQKKEAVFLSNVMLLNIISGLVVFVAGIIVYWNISFLFPSLHGENLENFKVMYLISFSYTVLYFPFKVFAGIPAGHQKFIVPGLINIASAMLAVAASVLFLWWGYKAITLVIINVASGFAILAGSIFYSIKSLGTRIQWEISPEIVKIILKYSCWIFVGSIADLLYWKTGNIIIARTSGPMDVTLFSLGINFSNYFIIVSSAVAGVFFPKIVSMVALNQTNQALTRLMARVGRLQLLFIGLLMMGFIFFGQQFLTLWVGRTLGSSTYICWIIGLLVVIPLSLPLVQNLGIQIVQAKNMHNYRAVILLLIAVCNVIVGYMLSKSFGAPGLAAGTALSLICGQCIAMNYFYHKKVGINIKVFFSRLLKGSLLPALILSATGALLARLIPMSSLVPFFTGIFLFTACYILCAWLFYMNDSEKSLILNTFRRFRKNT, encoded by the coding sequence ATGAACCAGCTCAAGGCAGGAGTCGCCCTCAATTTCGCCAGTACGGCCCTGCGCCTGGGAACGGCGTTCTTCATGACCCCCTACGTTCTCTCCTGCCTGGGCGCAGTGGAATACGGAACGTACACCCTGGTATCCTCCGTGATCATGTGGATGATCCTAGCGGACTTCGGCATCTCCGCCACCGTCTCACGCTACGTAGCGGAATTCCGCGCCAAAAAGGACCAAAAGAAGGAAGCCGTCTTCCTGAGCAACGTCATGCTGCTCAACATCATTTCCGGATTGGTCGTTTTCGTGGCCGGAATAATCGTCTATTGGAACATCTCGTTCCTTTTCCCCTCACTGCATGGAGAAAATCTGGAAAACTTCAAGGTCATGTACCTGATCTCCTTTTCCTACACGGTTCTCTACTTCCCATTCAAGGTATTTGCCGGCATTCCCGCCGGCCATCAGAAATTCATTGTTCCCGGACTTATCAACATCGCTTCCGCCATGCTGGCGGTGGCTGCCTCCGTACTCTTCCTATGGTGGGGATATAAGGCCATTACCCTGGTCATCATCAACGTAGCTTCCGGATTTGCTATTCTGGCAGGCTCTATCTTCTACTCCATCAAGAGTCTGGGCACCCGCATCCAGTGGGAAATCTCCCCGGAAATCGTGAAAATCATTCTCAAATACTCCTGCTGGATCTTCGTAGGAAGCATTGCCGACCTCCTTTACTGGAAAACGGGGAACATCATCATAGCACGCACGTCGGGCCCCATGGACGTGACCCTGTTCTCCCTGGGGATCAACTTCTCCAACTACTTCATCATCGTTTCCAGTGCCGTGGCAGGCGTCTTCTTCCCCAAAATCGTTTCCATGGTTGCCCTGAACCAAACCAACCAGGCACTGACCAGGCTCATGGCACGCGTCGGACGCCTCCAGCTCCTCTTCATAGGCCTGCTGATGATGGGCTTCATCTTTTTCGGCCAGCAATTCCTGACCCTGTGGGTGGGCAGAACTCTGGGTTCCAGCACTTATATCTGCTGGATCATCGGGTTGCTTGTGGTCATTCCCCTGAGCCTTCCTCTGGTCCAAAACCTGGGAATCCAAATCGTGCAGGCCAAAAACATGCACAACTACCGGGCCGTCATACTGCTGCTCATTGCCGTTTGCAACGTCATCGTGGGATACATGCTGTCCAAATCCTTCGGCGCACCGGGACTGGCGGCGGGAACGGCCCTCTCCCTCATCTGCGGACAGTGCATTGCCATGAATTACTTCTACCACAAAAAAGTGGGAATCAACATCAAGGTCTTCTTCTCCCGCCTCCTGAAAGGTAGTCTGCTGCCTGCCCTCATTCTATCCGCAACCGGGGCCCTGCTCGCCCGGCTGATTCCCATGTCGTCCCTGGTGCCGTTCTTTACAGGCATCTTTCTCTTTACGGCATGCTACATCCTCTGCGCGTGGCTTTTTTATATGAATGACTCGGAAAAATCACTCATCCTGAATACATTCAGGCGTTTTCGGAAAAATACCTGA
- a CDS encoding 2-oxo acid dehydrogenase subunit E2 — protein sequence MPKVPILMPQLGDSIAEATVLRLLAAPGDSVEADQEIFEVETNKATMGVTTMCGGILSDMFIKEGDSVVVGACMAMIEATDEEIERSGATPAGEDNQPSLPASPESVPHSSPAAPAAEDKPAGVHFGVTGDSYQEHGADLKVQPSVRGLPVPAGMKGAHYMSPRMKARMDELGMRASDIAFISGSGSGGRVTIDDLEEFLEYVSQWPRRKASSMRLAVADAMRRSWTRPLASAGRPVFMDPLIKHRQHSPHRPGITLYFARALALALAENPECAGYLVGENILSPRAIDIGIAVQVADGVMVPVLRRVNERTMEELLEDYNRLIAQARRRRLAPEDSTGGIATVTNFGGFGLTFAAPMPMPSESIILGVGAVTKTPVWSDEVEAFIPISKANIVATGDHRVVDGADIGRVLKRVAELLQRPEYL from the coding sequence ATGCCTAAAGTACCCATTCTCATGCCCCAGCTCGGGGACTCCATCGCGGAAGCCACCGTGCTCCGCCTGCTGGCGGCTCCGGGGGACTCCGTAGAAGCCGACCAGGAAATCTTTGAGGTAGAGACCAACAAGGCCACGATGGGCGTCACCACCATGTGCGGCGGCATCCTCAGCGACATGTTCATCAAGGAGGGGGACTCCGTCGTGGTCGGCGCCTGCATGGCGATGATTGAGGCCACGGACGAGGAAATCGAACGTTCCGGAGCCACTCCGGCGGGGGAAGACAACCAGCCCTCCTTGCCCGCCAGCCCGGAATCCGTCCCTCATTCCTCCCCTGCCGCCCCCGCCGCGGAGGACAAGCCTGCCGGCGTCCACTTCGGCGTAACGGGAGACTCCTATCAGGAACACGGCGCAGACCTGAAGGTACAGCCCAGCGTGCGCGGACTGCCCGTTCCCGCCGGCATGAAAGGCGCCCACTACATGTCCCCCCGCATGAAGGCCCGCATGGATGAACTTGGCATGAGGGCGTCCGACATAGCCTTCATCTCCGGTTCCGGATCCGGCGGCCGCGTCACCATTGACGATCTGGAGGAATTCCTGGAATACGTCAGCCAATGGCCGCGCCGCAAGGCATCCTCCATGCGCCTGGCCGTGGCGGACGCCATGCGCCGCAGCTGGACGCGCCCCCTGGCCTCCGCCGGGCGTCCCGTATTCATGGACCCCCTGATCAAGCACAGGCAGCACTCCCCGCACCGGCCCGGCATCACCCTTTACTTTGCGCGCGCCCTGGCCCTGGCCCTGGCGGAAAACCCGGAATGCGCGGGCTACCTGGTGGGAGAAAACATTCTTTCCCCCCGCGCCATTGACATCGGCATCGCCGTTCAGGTGGCGGACGGCGTCATGGTGCCCGTACTGCGCCGTGTGAATGAACGGACAATGGAAGAACTGCTGGAGGACTACAACCGCCTGATCGCCCAGGCGCGCCGCAGAAGGCTGGCCCCGGAAGACAGCACGGGGGGCATCGCCACTGTCACCAACTTCGGCGGCTTCGGCCTGACCTTCGCCGCTCCCATGCCCATGCCCAGCGAATCCATCATTCTGGGCGTAGGCGCCGTGACCAAGACCCCGGTATGGAGCGATGAAGTGGAAGCGTTCATTCCCATTTCCAAAGCCAACATCGTGGCTACAGGAGACCACCGCGTGGTGGACGGCGCCGACATCGGCCGCGTGCTCAAGCGGGTGGCGGAACTGCTCCAGCGCCCGGAATACCTGTAA
- a CDS encoding WecB/TagA/CpsF family glycosyltransferase, whose product MACRWYGSSTECGGGGTAERVSGPDLMEAVVKANAEYPGLRHFLLGGDERTLETLAARLAEKYPGFCLAGVYSPPFRSWSEKDLQDMRETIASSGANVVWVGLGCPKQERWMAEQKDLLPPAVYAGVGAAFAFHAGTVKRAPVWMQKNSLEWLYRICREPRRLLKRYVKHNSLFLWYVLTGR is encoded by the coding sequence ATGGCATGCCGGTGGTATGGAAGCTCAACAGAGTGCGGGGGGGGGGGGACCGCCGAACGCGTGAGCGGGCCGGATTTGATGGAAGCCGTGGTGAAGGCGAATGCCGAATATCCCGGCCTGAGACATTTTCTGCTGGGGGGCGACGAAAGGACACTGGAAACCCTGGCGGCCAGGCTGGCGGAAAAGTACCCCGGTTTTTGTTTGGCCGGAGTTTATTCTCCGCCGTTCCGCTCCTGGAGTGAGAAGGATTTGCAGGATATGAGGGAGACCATTGCCAGCAGCGGAGCCAATGTAGTCTGGGTGGGGCTGGGGTGTCCCAAGCAGGAACGGTGGATGGCGGAACAAAAGGACCTGCTTCCTCCCGCCGTTTATGCAGGCGTGGGAGCGGCTTTTGCCTTTCATGCGGGCACGGTGAAACGTGCGCCGGTGTGGATGCAGAAGAACAGTCTGGAATGGCTGTACCGCATTTGCAGGGAGCCGCGCCGGCTGCTCAAAAGGTACGTGAAGCACAACAGCCTGTTCCTGTGGTACGTGCTGACGGGAAGATAG
- a CDS encoding Coenzyme F420 hydrogenase/dehydrogenase, beta subunit C-terminal domain, translating into MRKALSQNFLIQSVPSCSGCSACLNSCPAHSIVMREDGGGFRYPHIDESSCIGCRKCIKVCPVFNGEARGCSSTGADHEPAAYGGWNLDDEVRLASSSGGVFSALAMSVLEKGGAVYGASMGEDLRVRHVRVDDAGQLFRLRGSKYRQSDIGTVYQSVRQDLKAGIPVLFSGVPCQIGGLLSFLGGRHELLLTVDIVCHGVPSDHLFEAYVKWQEANYGSRVRKVDFRNKNTGWKNYSLLLEFEEGKRYVAPFTRDPFMGGFLMDICLRPGCYACMFHKTPRQADITLGDFWGVQWVAPELDRDDGVSLVLEHSEKGREALRAAGGRLYLERVDFQKAIAQNPSYSHSANMPADYRKWAEGLERGPERRWMNRISRRWNPSFLMRLLRKVWRKWKAFIRTWKAKS; encoded by the coding sequence ATGAGAAAGGCCTTGAGCCAGAATTTTTTAATACAGTCCGTACCTTCATGTTCCGGTTGTTCGGCCTGCCTGAATTCATGCCCTGCGCATTCCATTGTGATGAGAGAGGACGGCGGCGGTTTCCGGTATCCTCATATTGATGAGTCTTCATGCATCGGGTGCAGGAAGTGCATCAAGGTGTGTCCGGTGTTTAATGGGGAAGCGCGCGGCTGTTCCTCCACCGGGGCGGATCATGAGCCTGCCGCATACGGAGGCTGGAATCTGGATGATGAAGTCAGGCTTGCCAGTTCTTCCGGCGGCGTGTTCAGTGCCTTGGCCATGTCCGTTCTGGAGAAGGGGGGAGCCGTGTACGGGGCGTCCATGGGGGAGGATCTCCGCGTACGCCATGTTCGTGTGGATGATGCCGGGCAGCTTTTCCGGCTGCGGGGGTCGAAATACCGCCAAAGTGACATAGGGACTGTTTATCAAAGTGTGCGGCAGGATTTGAAGGCCGGTATTCCGGTCCTGTTTTCCGGTGTTCCCTGCCAGATTGGAGGGTTGCTGAGTTTTTTGGGCGGCCGGCATGAGCTCCTGCTGACCGTCGATATTGTTTGCCACGGGGTACCGTCCGACCATTTGTTTGAGGCTTACGTCAAATGGCAGGAAGCCAATTATGGCTCACGTGTGCGGAAAGTGGATTTCAGGAACAAGAATACCGGATGGAAGAATTACAGCCTGCTCCTGGAGTTTGAGGAAGGAAAACGTTATGTCGCCCCGTTTACGCGAGACCCTTTCATGGGGGGATTTTTAATGGATATTTGCCTGAGGCCGGGATGTTATGCATGCATGTTCCACAAGACGCCCCGGCAGGCCGATATTACGCTCGGGGATTTTTGGGGCGTGCAATGGGTTGCCCCGGAGCTGGACAGGGATGACGGGGTGTCTCTGGTGCTGGAGCATTCGGAGAAGGGGCGTGAAGCCTTGCGTGCGGCAGGCGGCCGTCTTTATTTGGAGAGAGTGGATTTTCAAAAGGCAATTGCCCAGAATCCTTCCTATTCCCATTCTGCGAACATGCCGGCGGATTATCGGAAATGGGCGGAGGGCCTGGAGAGAGGGCCGGAGCGGCGGTGGATGAACCGCATTTCCAGGCGCTGGAATCCTTCTTTTCTCATGCGGTTGTTGAGGAAGGTATGGAGAAAGTGGAAGGCCTTCATACGCACATGGAAGGCAAAGTCCTGA
- a CDS encoding MBL fold metallo-hydrolase, with protein MNILFLGTGTSTGVPQIGCSCAVCTSPDPRNKRLRSSIYVEASGTRILLDSSPDLRQQALRENITDLDAVLYTHAHVDHIGGFDDLRAFCWRRTGGLPMYASPETMKTLRTMYGWAFESGKARTGYVRPEPHEATEPFRVGSVLATPLPVDHAAVDTCAYMLESGGMRLVYMPDVKSIPEASLERMKGADLLIIDGLRYDLHPTHMCLDESLAAIRAIEPGQAFLTHLSHNMDYRILSGRLPENVGAAYDGLRLSLP; from the coding sequence ATGAACATTCTCTTTTTGGGCACGGGCACGTCTACCGGGGTCCCCCAGATAGGTTGCTCCTGTGCGGTGTGCACCTCCCCGGACCCCAGAAACAAGCGGTTGCGTTCTTCCATTTACGTGGAGGCGTCCGGCACCCGCATCCTGCTGGATTCCTCTCCCGATCTGCGTCAGCAGGCCCTGAGGGAAAATATTACCGATCTGGATGCCGTGCTGTACACGCATGCTCATGTGGATCACATAGGCGGGTTTGACGATTTGCGAGCCTTCTGCTGGCGCAGAACAGGAGGATTGCCCATGTACGCCTCCCCGGAAACCATGAAGACTTTGAGGACCATGTACGGCTGGGCGTTTGAGTCCGGAAAGGCCAGAACCGGCTACGTGCGGCCGGAACCCCACGAGGCGACGGAACCCTTCCGCGTGGGCTCCGTTCTGGCCACCCCCCTCCCCGTGGACCATGCGGCCGTGGACACTTGTGCGTACATGCTGGAGTCCGGAGGCATGCGGCTGGTATACATGCCTGATGTCAAGAGTATTCCGGAGGCCTCCCTGGAGCGCATGAAGGGGGCGGATCTTCTGATTATCGACGGCTTGCGCTATGACCTTCATCCCACCCACATGTGCCTGGACGAGTCTCTGGCCGCCATCAGGGCCATCGAACCCGGACAGGCTTTTCTGACGCACCTTTCCCATAACATGGATTACCGTATTTTGTCCGGCAGGCTCCCGGAGAACGTGGGGGCGGCCTATGATGGCCTGCGGCTGTCCCTGCCATGA
- a CDS encoding alpha-ketoacid dehydrogenase subunit beta — MSVTYIDAIHDAQKDLLTEDKDVFLYGQDIGVFGGAFKATKGLKDLFPDRVIDAPISEDAMAGMVTGAAVMGKKPIMEVQFADFSTIAFNQIVNMAATHYYRTGIPANITVRLPCGGTPGTGPFHSQSMEALFAHYPGLHVMTPATVADAYWMLRQAVEIPDPVIFLEHKFLYRWLKAEDNYKEAPVVPFGMARIARTGKHATVVAYSAMVHEAVRAADLLARESGYEVEVVDMRTVRPLDMDTVIASVARTGRVLVVGEDFPWGGVTAEIVSRIVAEGFHLLDAPPQRLNAKDTPIPQHPNLWKAHRPTLESIAASIRHLLSI, encoded by the coding sequence ATGAGCGTAACATACATTGATGCCATTCACGACGCCCAGAAAGACCTGCTGACAGAAGACAAGGACGTCTTCCTGTACGGGCAGGACATAGGCGTTTTCGGCGGCGCATTCAAGGCCACCAAGGGCCTGAAGGATCTATTCCCGGACCGTGTGATAGACGCCCCCATCAGTGAGGACGCCATGGCGGGCATGGTCACCGGCGCGGCCGTCATGGGCAAAAAGCCCATCATGGAAGTCCAGTTTGCGGACTTCAGCACGATTGCTTTCAACCAGATTGTCAACATGGCTGCCACCCACTACTACCGTACGGGCATTCCGGCCAATATTACGGTGCGTCTCCCCTGCGGCGGAACGCCCGGCACGGGCCCCTTCCACAGCCAGAGCATGGAAGCCCTGTTCGCCCATTATCCCGGTCTGCATGTTATGACGCCGGCCACGGTGGCGGACGCCTACTGGATGCTGCGCCAGGCCGTGGAAATCCCTGATCCGGTCATCTTCCTGGAACACAAATTCCTGTACCGCTGGTTGAAGGCGGAAGACAACTACAAGGAAGCGCCCGTCGTCCCCTTCGGCATGGCGCGCATCGCCCGCACCGGAAAACACGCCACGGTAGTGGCGTACAGCGCCATGGTGCATGAAGCCGTCCGTGCGGCGGACCTTCTGGCACGGGAAAGCGGTTATGAAGTGGAAGTGGTGGACATGCGCACCGTGCGTCCGCTGGACATGGACACCGTCATCGCCTCCGTGGCGCGCACGGGCCGCGTGCTGGTAGTTGGGGAAGACTTTCCGTGGGGCGGAGTCACGGCGGAAATAGTCTCCCGCATCGTGGCGGAAGGCTTCCACCTGCTTGACGCGCCTCCCCAGCGGCTCAACGCCAAAGACACGCCCATCCCCCAGCATCCTAACCTGTGGAAAGCTCACCGTCCCACTCTGGAATCCATCGCCGCGTCCATCCGCCATCTTTTATCCATCTGA
- the recN gene encoding DNA repair protein RecN, translated as MLTLLKIRNLALVDQLLWEPSSGFICITGETGAGKSVIIGAIRLALGERADKTLIRSGEQQCSVEAVFHLPDSSSVHAILNEHGVPPCEDGNLIIKRIISPTANRQFLNDSPCTLNLLREAGACLVDMHGPNDHRSLTSHDRQLSLLDAFGEHARLTQAYADSWRQWQDARRAYDDLEHAEAAADREIELLRHQVDEIDAAGFTPEEVLTLEERWQRARNGTRLQELVSRMLSMLEETDGPGLGSQLRELSRASHDLERMDSSTAAWLAPLEGVTLELKEIENRLADYSAELDCDPQELFRLEERINLLESLKMKYGHSFEDIAARREEAVCRLDRIEHRTERLEELRAAIAQLRKQLDAAGQALTKARQAAAPRLAESIVKHSRELGFRQAVFEISLTPLQEPGSQGMETVEFLFGPNPGEPSKPLRLIASGGELARIMLAIKSALAHKDSTPLLVFDEIDANVGGEVARSVGFKMQQLGARHQVISITHFPQVAALASHHYLVQKASAGNRTISCLREVDQEERIDELARMLGGGGDHARTLAQALLQTS; from the coding sequence ATGCTTACTTTGCTGAAAATCAGGAACCTGGCTCTCGTGGACCAGCTGCTGTGGGAACCCAGCTCCGGCTTCATCTGCATCACGGGGGAAACGGGAGCGGGCAAATCCGTCATCATCGGCGCCATTCGTCTGGCGCTGGGCGAACGTGCGGACAAAACGCTCATCCGTTCCGGAGAACAGCAATGCAGCGTGGAAGCCGTGTTCCATCTGCCGGACTCATCCTCCGTCCACGCCATTCTGAACGAACACGGAGTGCCTCCCTGTGAAGACGGCAACCTCATCATCAAGCGCATTATCTCCCCCACCGCCAACCGCCAGTTCCTGAACGACAGCCCCTGCACGCTGAACCTTCTGCGGGAGGCGGGCGCCTGCCTGGTGGACATGCACGGCCCCAATGACCACCGTTCCCTGACCTCCCATGACAGGCAGCTCTCCCTGCTGGACGCCTTCGGTGAACACGCCCGGCTGACGCAGGCCTACGCGGACTCCTGGAGACAATGGCAGGACGCGCGCAGGGCATATGACGACCTGGAGCACGCAGAAGCCGCCGCCGACCGGGAAATAGAACTGCTGCGCCACCAGGTGGACGAGATAGACGCCGCCGGATTCACCCCGGAGGAAGTGCTCACCCTGGAGGAACGCTGGCAGCGCGCCCGCAACGGAACAAGGCTCCAGGAGCTGGTATCCAGAATGCTCTCCATGCTGGAGGAAACGGACGGTCCCGGACTCGGCTCCCAGTTGCGGGAACTCTCCCGTGCCTCCCACGACCTGGAACGCATGGACTCCTCCACAGCTGCATGGCTGGCTCCGCTGGAGGGAGTGACGCTGGAACTTAAGGAAATTGAAAACCGCCTGGCGGACTACTCCGCGGAACTTGACTGCGATCCCCAGGAACTGTTCCGGCTTGAAGAACGCATCAACCTGCTGGAATCCCTGAAAATGAAATATGGGCATTCCTTTGAAGACATCGCCGCACGGCGGGAGGAAGCCGTATGCAGGCTGGACCGCATCGAGCACCGGACGGAACGCCTGGAAGAACTGCGGGCCGCCATTGCCCAGCTGCGCAAGCAGCTGGACGCCGCCGGACAGGCCCTGACGAAAGCACGCCAGGCCGCCGCGCCGCGTCTGGCGGAATCCATCGTCAAACACTCACGGGAACTGGGCTTCCGTCAGGCCGTATTTGAAATATCTCTGACTCCGCTCCAGGAACCCGGCTCACAGGGGATGGAAACGGTGGAATTCCTCTTCGGCCCCAACCCGGGAGAACCCTCCAAGCCCCTGAGGCTCATTGCATCCGGAGGGGAGCTGGCCCGCATCATGCTGGCGATCAAAAGCGCCCTGGCCCACAAGGACTCCACGCCACTGCTGGTGTTTGATGAAATAGACGCCAACGTGGGCGGGGAAGTGGCCCGGTCCGTGGGCTTTAAAATGCAGCAGCTGGGCGCCAGGCACCAAGTCATCTCCATCACGCACTTTCCGCAGGTGGCCGCCCTGGCCTCCCATCACTATCTGGTCCAGAAAGCCTCCGCGGGCAACCGCACCATCTCCTGCCTGCGGGAAGTGGACCAGGAAGAAAGAATAGACGAACTGGCCCGCATGCTGGGCGGCGGGGGCGATCACGCCCGCACACTGGCCCAGGCTCTTCTGCAAACCTCCTGA